A window from Vulcanimicrobium alpinum encodes these proteins:
- a CDS encoding LysR family transcriptional regulator has protein sequence MELRQLRYFVGVAEHESFTRASEDLAIAQPALSAQVAKLEAEIGVDLFERAGRRVRLTESGRLVLEQARRALRAADDVERVARLGARGLVGRLTLGYSRVFPARILTAVLRSYRRRRPDVALDLREMPSVDQISALRNGEIDCAFLRLVPDCERRVDEFEILPVPDQRVTAAVDSRHRLAKRRSVALAEFAGDDWVMFGRNIGESINDDIVERCRQAGFTPRIVQEATDVRIVLGFVAAGLGVTLVTSAARDLGIRGLHYLAVMPKTVLRFAAVTRRDATSAALAALAAEIRSAGLSS, from the coding sequence ATGGAACTGCGGCAATTGCGATACTTTGTCGGGGTCGCCGAGCACGAGAGCTTCACCCGCGCGTCGGAGGATCTCGCGATCGCACAGCCGGCGCTCAGCGCCCAGGTGGCGAAGCTCGAGGCCGAGATCGGCGTCGACCTCTTCGAACGGGCCGGCCGGCGCGTGCGCCTGACCGAAAGCGGGCGCCTCGTCCTCGAGCAGGCGCGCCGCGCACTTCGAGCCGCCGACGACGTCGAGCGCGTCGCCCGGCTCGGGGCGCGCGGGCTGGTCGGACGCTTGACGCTGGGCTACTCGCGCGTGTTTCCGGCGCGGATCCTCACCGCCGTCCTGCGCAGCTACCGCCGGCGGCGCCCCGACGTCGCGCTCGACCTGCGCGAGATGCCCTCCGTCGATCAGATCTCGGCGCTGCGCAACGGGGAGATCGACTGCGCGTTCCTGCGGCTCGTCCCGGACTGCGAGAGACGCGTCGATGAATTCGAGATTCTTCCCGTCCCGGACCAGCGCGTGACGGCGGCCGTCGACAGCCGTCACCGGCTCGCGAAACGGCGGTCGGTCGCGCTCGCCGAATTCGCCGGCGACGACTGGGTGATGTTCGGACGAAATATCGGCGAATCGATCAACGACGACATCGTGGAACGCTGCCGGCAGGCCGGCTTCACGCCGCGCATCGTGCAGGAAGCGACGGACGTACGGATCGTGCTGGGATTCGTCGCCGCCGGTCTCGGCGTCACGCTGGTCACCTCCGCCGCGCGCGATCTCGGGATCCGCGGGCTGCACTACCTCGCGGTCATGCCGAAGACCGTGCTGCGCTTCGCCGCCGTGACGCGCCGCGACGCGACCTCGGCGGCCCTCGCCGCCCTCGCCGCCGAGATCCGCAGCGCCGGCCTTTCATCGTGA
- a CDS encoding DHA2 family efflux MFS transporter permease subunit — MDSVVEYGWRRAAVVAGVMLATVLQVLDATIVNVALPTIQGNLGASLDDGTWIITGYIIAAVIVIPLTPWLQTRFGRKRYYLAAIAGFTLTSALCGLSTGLGELVVFRILQGLCGGGLAATGQAILRDTFPPRQLGLSQVLVATGAITGPSIGPTLGGILTDAWSWNWIFYINVVPGVLAVVLLLLYLRDPAAPRRARIDVPGLALLAIGLGCLQYALNEGERNDWFADARLVTCAVLACGGLAAFVWWELRTAQPIVDLRILKNRTVAAGTLLAGVTGFTLFGGIVLAPQFTQGVLGFTATLSGESVLVRALGILLFTPLTLAFLNRMKWNARWLLGAGYALVAAANLWQAEVTASSGEFATYVLPLFVGGIGFAQLFTPLAVTVLGAVRGVDTPKAAALLALAQQLGGSIATAVLVTLLDRRGAFHHDALAAGITLSRAAIANVVQHVSPQALAGLVTREASALSFADAFYLLALCGALAVPLVLILRTKPVLASP; from the coding sequence ATGGATTCCGTCGTCGAGTACGGGTGGCGCCGCGCCGCCGTGGTCGCAGGGGTGATGCTCGCCACGGTGCTGCAAGTGCTCGATGCCACCATCGTCAACGTCGCGCTGCCGACGATTCAGGGCAATCTCGGCGCGTCGCTCGACGACGGCACGTGGATTATCACCGGCTACATCATCGCCGCGGTGATCGTCATCCCCCTGACGCCCTGGCTGCAGACCCGCTTCGGCCGCAAGCGCTACTACCTCGCCGCGATCGCGGGATTCACGCTGACCTCGGCGCTGTGCGGGCTCTCGACCGGCCTCGGGGAACTGGTCGTCTTCCGCATCCTGCAGGGGCTCTGCGGCGGCGGGCTCGCGGCGACGGGACAGGCGATTCTGCGCGACACGTTCCCGCCCCGGCAGCTCGGCCTCAGCCAAGTCCTCGTGGCGACCGGCGCGATCACCGGGCCGTCGATCGGACCGACCCTCGGCGGCATTCTCACCGATGCGTGGTCCTGGAACTGGATCTTTTACATCAACGTGGTTCCCGGCGTGCTCGCGGTCGTGCTGCTGCTGCTCTACCTGCGGGATCCGGCGGCGCCGCGGCGCGCGCGCATCGACGTTCCGGGATTGGCGCTGCTGGCGATCGGTCTGGGCTGCCTGCAGTACGCCCTCAACGAGGGCGAACGCAACGACTGGTTCGCGGACGCGCGGCTAGTGACGTGCGCGGTGCTGGCGTGCGGCGGACTCGCGGCCTTCGTGTGGTGGGAGCTGCGCACCGCGCAGCCGATCGTCGACCTGCGGATCCTCAAGAACCGCACCGTCGCGGCGGGGACGCTGCTGGCGGGCGTCACCGGCTTCACGCTGTTCGGCGGGATTGTGCTTGCGCCGCAGTTCACGCAAGGCGTCCTCGGTTTCACCGCGACGCTCAGCGGCGAGTCGGTGCTGGTGCGTGCGCTCGGGATCCTGCTCTTCACGCCGCTGACCCTGGCGTTTCTCAACCGCATGAAGTGGAACGCGCGCTGGCTGCTGGGGGCGGGCTACGCGCTGGTAGCGGCGGCGAATCTCTGGCAGGCCGAGGTGACGGCGTCGTCAGGCGAATTCGCAACCTACGTGCTGCCGCTCTTCGTGGGCGGCATCGGGTTCGCGCAGCTCTTCACGCCGCTCGCGGTGACGGTGCTCGGCGCGGTGCGCGGCGTCGACACGCCCAAAGCCGCCGCGCTGCTCGCGCTCGCGCAGCAGCTCGGCGGATCGATCGCGACCGCGGTTCTGGTCACGCTGCTCGATCGCCGCGGTGCGTTTCACCACGACGCGCTTGCCGCGGGAATCACGCTCTCGCGCGCGGCGATCGCGAATGTCGTGCAGCACGTCTCGCCGCAAGCGCTCGCGGGCCTGGTAACGCGCGAAGCCTCGGCGCTCTCGTTCGCCGACGCGTTCTACCTGCTAGCCCTGTGCGGCGCGCTCGCCGTCCCCCTCGTCCTCATCCTGCGCACCAAACCGGTCCTCGCGTCACCCTGA
- a CDS encoding OpcA/G6PD domain-containing protein produces the protein MTSEPAVSSSIETMRGELALGGLSTSTLTFIVWIDEAGRRDWVLERARMLAEKYPSFLMIFDRTGAESGEPRVSCGGSRNCVSIDASALDADGVDQYVSAFCRDAVSTVLWWSGAHVDAGEILNALLARAHTLLVDSSGSVTDDTAVCSLAAFAPRHPEIAIRDLAWLRLTPWQDMIARFFDDPRLLSELYTMRALHITSGSEAEALYLGAWLASRLGWTASGRSAFTARDGKEIAFTHEIAGQTRRVHSVCLDTDGSWYHGEVTDDPAVVAVWVEGEYGRERRLVPLQAIDNASLLERAILEPGADEVFVTALSWIATLVG, from the coding sequence ATGACCTCGGAGCCGGCGGTTTCTTCGTCGATCGAGACGATGCGCGGCGAGCTCGCGCTCGGCGGCCTCTCCACCTCGACGCTCACCTTCATCGTTTGGATCGACGAAGCGGGCCGGCGCGATTGGGTGCTCGAGCGCGCGCGGATGCTCGCCGAGAAGTATCCGTCGTTTCTGATGATCTTCGACCGCACCGGGGCCGAGAGCGGCGAGCCGCGCGTGAGCTGCGGCGGTAGCCGCAACTGCGTCTCGATCGATGCGTCCGCGCTCGACGCCGACGGCGTCGATCAGTACGTCAGCGCGTTCTGCCGCGACGCGGTCTCCACCGTGCTGTGGTGGAGCGGCGCGCACGTCGACGCCGGCGAGATTTTGAACGCGCTGCTGGCGCGCGCCCACACGCTGCTCGTCGACTCGTCCGGGAGTGTGACGGACGATACGGCGGTGTGCAGTCTCGCCGCCTTCGCGCCGCGGCACCCCGAGATCGCGATCCGCGATCTCGCGTGGCTGCGGCTCACGCCGTGGCAGGACATGATCGCACGCTTCTTCGACGATCCGCGTCTGCTCTCGGAACTCTACACGATGCGCGCCCTGCACATCACCAGCGGCTCGGAGGCGGAGGCGCTTTATCTGGGCGCCTGGCTCGCGAGCCGGCTGGGATGGACCGCGTCCGGCCGCAGCGCCTTCACCGCTCGCGACGGAAAAGAGATTGCGTTTACGCATGAGATCGCGGGACAGACGCGCCGCGTGCACAGCGTCTGCCTCGATACCGACGGCTCGTGGTATCATGGCGAGGTGACCGACGACCCGGCCGTCGTCGCCGTCTGGGTCGAAGGCGAATACGGGCGCGAGCGCCGTCTGGTTCCGCTGCAGGCGATCGACAACGCCTCGCTGCTCGAGCGCGCGATCCTCGAACCGGGCGCAGACGAGGTCTTCGTGACCGCGCTGAGCTGGATTGCAACGCTGGTCGGCTGA
- the zwf gene encoding glucose-6-phosphate dehydrogenase, with product MTTTLTAPPQAANPLRAGIAVNRIGDPCSIVFFGASGDLMKRMLMPAMWNLRLGDILPANYAIVGFSRSPFSDQSFRDEMRKSVDEFSRSGLAKEPLWSDFANHVSYVSGPFDDTDAYKKLRDVLEHNDQQFGTAGNRLFYLSTPPSLFATIVGKLEDAGLGPHQNKTGWTRIIIEKPFGTDLDSARALQTEVSKVFDEKQIYRIDHYLGKEPVQDIMALRFANVIFEPIWNRRYVDSVQITAAETVGVEGRGGYYDNAGALRDMIQNHVMNLLALVAMEPPVNSGADAIRDEKFKVLSAVRPIDRARVMQETARGQYEAGSIGGKPVPGYREEPDVRPDSNTETYAAVKLQIDNWRWADVPFYLRSGKRLGHKMSEIAIRFRAIPHRLFGEAGEGLDNNVLVMKIQPDEGISLRFNAKVPGPKMHIRSVSMDFNYGTGFGVVSAPAYERLIGDAMRGDATLFTRWDAVETAWNIVMPVLDRWTATYDENFPNYAAGGQGPASSDRLLAADGREWRKI from the coding sequence ATGACCACGACCCTCACCGCGCCGCCGCAGGCGGCGAACCCGCTGCGCGCGGGGATCGCGGTCAACCGCATCGGGGATCCGTGTTCGATTGTGTTCTTCGGCGCGAGCGGCGACTTGATGAAGCGCATGCTGATGCCGGCGATGTGGAACCTCCGCCTCGGCGACATTCTCCCGGCGAACTACGCGATCGTCGGCTTCTCGCGCTCGCCGTTCAGCGATCAGTCGTTCCGCGACGAGATGCGCAAGAGCGTCGACGAGTTCTCGCGCAGCGGCCTGGCCAAGGAGCCGCTGTGGAGCGACTTCGCCAACCATGTCTCGTATGTCAGCGGGCCGTTCGACGACACCGACGCCTACAAAAAGCTGCGCGACGTCCTCGAGCACAACGACCAGCAGTTCGGAACCGCGGGAAACCGGCTCTTCTACCTGAGCACGCCGCCGTCGCTGTTCGCCACGATCGTCGGCAAGCTCGAAGACGCCGGCTTGGGCCCGCATCAGAACAAGACCGGCTGGACGCGGATCATCATCGAGAAGCCGTTCGGCACCGATCTCGACTCGGCGCGCGCGCTGCAGACCGAAGTCTCCAAGGTCTTCGACGAGAAGCAGATCTATCGCATCGATCACTACCTGGGCAAAGAGCCGGTGCAGGATATCATGGCGCTGCGCTTCGCCAACGTGATCTTCGAGCCGATCTGGAACCGGCGCTACGTCGACTCGGTGCAGATCACCGCGGCGGAGACGGTCGGCGTCGAAGGCCGCGGCGGCTACTACGACAACGCCGGCGCGCTGCGCGACATGATCCAGAACCACGTGATGAACCTGCTCGCGCTCGTCGCGATGGAACCGCCGGTGAATTCCGGCGCCGACGCGATCCGCGACGAGAAGTTCAAAGTGCTCTCCGCGGTGCGGCCGATCGACCGCGCCCGCGTGATGCAGGAGACGGCTCGCGGACAGTACGAGGCGGGCTCGATCGGCGGGAAGCCGGTGCCGGGGTATCGCGAGGAGCCCGACGTGCGGCCCGACTCGAACACCGAGACGTATGCGGCGGTGAAGCTGCAGATCGACAACTGGCGCTGGGCCGACGTCCCGTTCTACCTGCGGTCCGGCAAGCGTCTGGGGCACAAGATGTCGGAGATCGCGATCCGCTTCCGCGCGATCCCGCACCGGCTCTTCGGCGAAGCCGGCGAAGGGCTCGACAACAACGTGCTGGTGATGAAGATCCAGCCCGACGAGGGGATCTCGCTGCGCTTCAACGCCAAGGTCCCGGGACCGAAGATGCACATCCGCTCGGTCTCGATGGATTTCAACTACGGGACGGGTTTCGGCGTCGTCTCAGCGCCCGCGTACGAACGGCTCATCGGCGACGCGATGCGCGGCGACGCGACGCTCTTCACCCGCTGGGATGCCGTCGAGACCGCGTGGAACATCGTCATGCCGGTCCTCGACCGGTGGACCGCGACCTACGACGAGAACTTTCCGAACTACGCGGCCGGCGGTCAGGGTCCGGCGTCGTCGGATCGTCTGCTCGCCGCCGACGGCCGCGAGTGGAGAAAGATATGA
- the gnd gene encoding phosphogluconate dehydrogenase (NAD(+)-dependent, decarboxylating), translating into MQLGMIGLGKMGANMTTRLVRGGHAVVAYDRDSAAVARSAGDGATAASSLADLVAKLQPPRAVWIMVPAGAPTDSTISDLLGMLQPGDSIIDGGNSRWTDSKARYARCCEKQIAFIDAGTSGGVWGLANGYCLMVGGDEAAVKRVEPIFTTLAPPDGYAYVGPSGAGHFSKMVHNGIEYGMLAAYGEGFEILEKSEYRYDLHQLSALWLHGSVVRSWLLELAELAFKEDATLSKVRGWVEDSGEGRWTVQAAIDENVPAPVITMSLLSRFVSRQDESFSAKVIAALRNQFGGHAIKEEPAHAGAAGE; encoded by the coding sequence ATGCAACTCGGGATGATCGGGCTGGGCAAGATGGGCGCCAACATGACGACGCGGCTGGTGCGCGGCGGACATGCGGTGGTGGCGTACGATCGCGATTCGGCTGCGGTTGCGCGCAGCGCGGGCGACGGCGCGACCGCCGCCTCGTCGCTCGCCGATCTGGTCGCGAAACTCCAGCCGCCGCGCGCGGTGTGGATCATGGTGCCGGCGGGCGCGCCCACCGACTCGACGATCTCCGACCTGCTGGGGATGCTGCAGCCCGGCGACTCGATCATCGACGGCGGCAACTCGCGCTGGACCGATTCGAAGGCGCGCTACGCGCGCTGCTGCGAGAAGCAGATCGCGTTCATCGACGCCGGCACGTCCGGCGGCGTGTGGGGGCTGGCGAACGGCTACTGCCTGATGGTCGGCGGCGACGAGGCGGCGGTGAAACGCGTCGAGCCGATCTTCACGACGCTGGCGCCGCCCGACGGTTACGCGTACGTCGGACCGAGCGGTGCCGGGCACTTCTCGAAGATGGTGCACAACGGGATCGAGTACGGGATGCTCGCCGCGTACGGCGAGGGTTTCGAGATCCTCGAGAAGTCGGAGTACCGGTACGACCTCCATCAGCTGTCCGCGCTCTGGCTGCACGGTTCGGTCGTGCGATCGTGGCTGCTCGAGCTCGCGGAGCTTGCTTTCAAGGAGGACGCGACGCTCTCGAAGGTCCGCGGCTGGGTCGAGGACTCCGGCGAGGGGCGATGGACCGTGCAGGCCGCGATCGACGAAAACGTCCCGGCGCCGGTGATCACGATGTCGCTGCTCTCGCGCTTCGTCTCGCGCCAGGACGAGTCGTTCAGCGCGAAGGTGATCGCCGCACTGCGCAATCAGTTCGGCGGCCACGCAATCAAGGAAGAGCCGGCGCACGCGGGCGCTGCCGGAGAGTGA
- a CDS encoding bifunctional transaldolase/phosoglucose isomerase, with protein sequence MGNQLRELAAAGQSIWLDNIRRSMFASGELQTLIDQGLRGMTSNPTIFEKAIGAGTDYDEQLRTLAAERDTAAIFEALAIRDIRSACDLFRPVWDQTHGLDGYVSLEVSPTLANDTQGTIDAAARLWRAVDRPNVMIKIPGTVEGGPAIKATIAAGINVNVTLLFSVDRYETAANAYIEGLEERVKRGEPIDAIASVASFFVSRIDTAIDKQLHAKIEAGAHLEHLLGKAAVANTKLAYQRFLKLFGGERFAALRAKGARVQRPLWASTSTKNPAYADLMYVEPLVGRDTVNTVPPNTLDAILDHGTVRPETVLEDLGRARATIEALGKEQISLYDVTEQLVADGVTSFADSFNAMLAAIGSKLEKLRSDAPPKVSLALGAAQPAADAALDRLGTLDILKKLWLADPSPWSSDPAHVAIVTHALGWVEIPQQTHAQSSDLREFAQSCAKRFDHVVVLGMGGSSLAPDVLRRTFGKTPGYPALHVLDSTDPQQVRALDESLDIARSLFIVASKSGTTTEPDAFYRYFFQRVQQTVGAQNAGDHFVAVTDPGTKLEAEAKQAKFARVFTNDPNIGGRYSALSYFGMVPAALAGYDVTAILDRAINAMHANARTVVPHDAPGVRFGAAIGALAKQGRDKLTILTHPSVRAFGAWAEQLIAESTGKSGIGIVPVEGEPLGEVGAYGEDRVFVYVGATLPGDDDAGARACELEAAGHPVIRLAMSDAYDIGEQFYLWEIATAAAGAVLGIDAFDQPNVQESKDNTKRLLAEYAQKGGFGEPEPRVTSSDAQIFPLAGSRAAALGSDLQSAVAAIADQIRAGDYVAFNAYVPMNGVNEDALRRIRAVVRDAHKVATTVGFGPRFLHSTGQLHKGGSNEGVFFQFTYDAPFEIAIPGMVGFRTLERAQALGDFESLDKRERRGIRVHFPGEVQAGLAAFAAAIEHAVGARA encoded by the coding sequence ATGGGCAACCAACTGCGCGAACTCGCGGCAGCCGGGCAGAGCATCTGGCTCGACAACATCCGCCGCAGCATGTTCGCCTCGGGCGAACTGCAGACGCTGATCGATCAGGGCCTGCGCGGAATGACTTCCAACCCGACGATCTTCGAGAAGGCGATCGGCGCGGGGACCGACTACGACGAGCAGCTCCGCACGCTCGCCGCCGAGCGCGACACCGCCGCGATCTTCGAGGCGCTCGCGATCCGCGACATCCGCAGCGCGTGCGATCTCTTCCGTCCGGTGTGGGACCAGACGCACGGGCTCGACGGCTACGTCTCGCTCGAGGTCTCGCCGACGCTCGCCAACGACACGCAGGGGACGATCGACGCGGCGGCCCGGTTGTGGCGCGCCGTCGACCGCCCCAACGTGATGATCAAGATCCCGGGAACCGTCGAAGGCGGCCCGGCGATCAAGGCGACGATCGCGGCCGGGATCAACGTCAACGTCACGCTGCTTTTCTCGGTCGACCGCTACGAGACCGCGGCGAACGCGTACATCGAAGGGCTCGAAGAGCGCGTGAAGCGCGGCGAGCCGATCGACGCGATCGCGTCGGTCGCATCGTTCTTCGTCTCGCGCATCGACACCGCGATCGACAAACAGCTTCACGCCAAGATCGAGGCCGGCGCGCACCTCGAGCACCTGCTGGGGAAGGCCGCGGTCGCGAACACCAAACTCGCGTACCAGCGTTTTCTCAAACTCTTCGGCGGCGAGCGCTTCGCGGCGCTGCGGGCGAAGGGCGCACGCGTGCAGCGTCCGCTGTGGGCGTCGACCTCGACGAAGAATCCGGCGTATGCCGATCTGATGTACGTCGAGCCGCTCGTCGGCCGCGACACGGTCAACACCGTTCCGCCCAACACGCTCGACGCGATCCTCGACCACGGGACGGTCCGTCCGGAGACGGTCCTCGAGGACCTCGGCCGCGCGCGGGCGACGATCGAGGCGCTCGGGAAAGAACAGATCTCGCTCTACGACGTCACCGAACAACTCGTCGCCGACGGCGTCACGTCGTTCGCCGACTCGTTCAACGCGATGCTCGCCGCAATCGGCTCGAAGCTCGAAAAACTCCGCAGCGACGCGCCGCCGAAGGTCTCGCTCGCGCTCGGCGCCGCGCAGCCCGCCGCCGACGCGGCGCTCGACCGGCTCGGCACGCTCGACATCCTCAAGAAGCTCTGGCTCGCCGATCCGTCGCCGTGGTCGTCCGATCCGGCGCACGTCGCGATCGTCACGCACGCGCTGGGCTGGGTGGAGATCCCGCAGCAGACGCACGCGCAGAGCAGCGACCTGCGCGAGTTCGCGCAGTCGTGCGCGAAGCGGTTCGATCACGTCGTGGTGCTCGGGATGGGCGGGAGCTCGCTCGCGCCCGACGTCCTGCGCCGGACGTTCGGGAAGACGCCCGGCTATCCGGCGCTGCACGTCCTCGACTCGACCGATCCGCAGCAGGTGCGCGCGCTCGACGAGTCGCTCGACATCGCGCGCTCGCTCTTCATCGTCGCCTCGAAATCGGGGACGACGACGGAGCCCGACGCCTTCTACCGCTATTTCTTCCAGCGCGTTCAGCAGACGGTCGGGGCGCAGAACGCCGGCGACCATTTCGTCGCGGTGACCGATCCGGGGACGAAACTCGAGGCGGAGGCGAAGCAGGCGAAGTTCGCGCGCGTCTTCACCAACGATCCGAACATCGGCGGCCGGTACTCGGCGCTCTCGTACTTCGGGATGGTCCCGGCGGCGCTGGCCGGCTACGACGTCACGGCGATCCTCGACCGCGCGATCAACGCGATGCACGCCAACGCGCGCACCGTCGTCCCGCACGACGCGCCGGGAGTGCGCTTCGGCGCGGCGATCGGGGCGCTCGCGAAGCAGGGCCGGGACAAGCTGACGATCCTCACCCATCCCTCGGTGCGCGCGTTCGGCGCGTGGGCCGAACAGCTGATCGCCGAGTCGACCGGCAAATCGGGGATCGGGATCGTCCCGGTCGAGGGCGAGCCGCTCGGTGAGGTGGGCGCCTACGGCGAGGACCGCGTCTTCGTCTACGTCGGCGCGACGCTCCCCGGCGACGACGACGCCGGCGCGCGCGCGTGCGAGCTCGAGGCAGCGGGACATCCGGTGATCCGGCTGGCGATGAGCGACGCGTACGACATCGGCGAGCAGTTCTATCTGTGGGAGATCGCGACCGCGGCGGCCGGCGCGGTGCTCGGGATCGACGCGTTCGATCAGCCCAACGTCCAGGAGTCCAAAGACAACACGAAACGTCTGCTCGCGGAGTACGCGCAGAAGGGCGGCTTCGGCGAACCGGAACCGCGGGTGACGTCGTCCGACGCCCAGATCTTCCCGCTCGCCGGATCGCGCGCCGCCGCGCTGGGCAGCGATCTGCAGAGCGCGGTCGCGGCGATCGCCGATCAGATCCGCGCCGGCGACTACGTCGCCTTCAACGCGTACGTCCCGATGAACGGCGTGAACGAGGATGCGCTCCGCCGGATCCGCGCGGTCGTGCGCGACGCGCACAAGGTCGCGACGACGGTCGGCTTCGGGCCGCGCTTCCTGCACTCCACGGGACAGCTCCACAAAGGCGGCTCGAACGAGGGCGTGTTCTTCCAGTTCACCTACGACGCGCCGTTCGAGATCGCGATCCCCGGGATGGTCGGGTTCCGCACCCTCGAACGCGCGCAGGCGCTGGGCGATTTCGAGTCGCTCGACAAACGCGAACGGCGCGGCATCCGCGTCCACTTCCCGGGTGAGGTCCAGGCCGGGCTCGCCGCGTTCGCGGCGGCGATCGAACACGCCGTCGGCGCGCGCGCGTAA
- the tkt gene encoding transketolase, which translates to MNSAADEQRINAIRFLAVDAVQKANSGHPGLPLGAAAAAYTLWTRHLRFNAADPKWFDRDRFVLSAGHGSALLYALLHLTGFDLTLDDLKAFRQLGSRTPGHPEYHHTAGVEVTTGPLGQGFANAVGLAIAEAHLAAVYNGDETIVDHDTYVLAGDGDLMEGVASEAASLAGHLQLGKLIVLYDDNKVSLAGATSLTFTEDVRERFEAYGWHTIEVGPGEANDVETIDRAIALAKSQADAPTLIAIRSTIGYGSPEAGTFKTHGEPLGKNMEATRKALHWDSPPFEIPAEAAAFFKDAGAKGAALQDAWNARYARWKATHAELAAQFERARDGTLPSTLPWPAFTAENGSVATREAGGTVMNAIAAALPELVGGSADLDPSTKTYLKDQGDFQPGSYAGRNIHYGVREHAMAAASNGIALHGGLLPFSATFFNFLDYMKPSLRLAALNQIREIFVFTHDSVFLGEDGPTHQPIEQLAMLRATPNVVDIRPADALETLEAWKLAIQPHAGPTAIVLTRQKVPFLGERRADVARGAYILVEPPDEPDVILIGTGSEVSLAVEAAKLLEAGGTKTRVVSMPSWRLFDAQDEAYRHRILPPHVRARMSIEAAATIGWSKYVGERGIAYGLDHFGTSAPGAAIAADYGFTPRHVADVAAGLLANV; encoded by the coding sequence GTGAATTCCGCAGCGGACGAACAACGCATCAACGCCATCCGTTTTCTGGCCGTCGACGCCGTCCAGAAGGCCAACTCCGGCCACCCGGGGCTCCCGCTCGGCGCGGCGGCGGCGGCGTACACGCTGTGGACGCGTCACCTGCGCTTCAACGCGGCCGATCCGAAGTGGTTCGACCGCGACCGCTTCGTGCTCAGCGCCGGGCACGGCTCGGCCCTGCTCTACGCGCTGCTCCATCTCACCGGGTTCGATCTCACCCTCGACGATCTCAAGGCGTTCCGCCAGCTCGGCAGCCGAACCCCGGGGCACCCGGAGTACCACCACACCGCCGGCGTCGAGGTGACCACCGGTCCGCTCGGGCAGGGATTCGCCAACGCCGTCGGGCTCGCGATCGCCGAGGCGCATCTCGCGGCGGTCTACAACGGCGACGAGACGATCGTGGACCACGACACGTACGTTCTCGCCGGCGACGGCGATCTGATGGAAGGCGTGGCGTCGGAGGCGGCGTCGCTCGCCGGGCACCTCCAGCTCGGCAAGCTGATCGTCCTCTACGACGACAATAAGGTCTCGCTCGCCGGCGCGACCTCGCTGACGTTCACCGAAGACGTCCGCGAACGGTTCGAGGCGTACGGCTGGCACACGATCGAGGTCGGACCTGGTGAAGCGAACGACGTCGAGACGATCGACCGCGCGATTGCGCTGGCGAAATCGCAGGCCGACGCGCCGACGCTGATCGCGATCCGCTCCACGATCGGCTACGGCTCCCCCGAAGCGGGGACGTTCAAGACCCACGGCGAGCCGCTCGGCAAGAACATGGAGGCGACGCGCAAGGCGCTGCACTGGGACTCTCCGCCATTCGAGATCCCCGCCGAGGCGGCCGCGTTCTTCAAAGACGCCGGCGCGAAGGGCGCGGCGCTGCAGGATGCGTGGAACGCGCGCTACGCGCGGTGGAAGGCCACGCACGCGGAGCTTGCGGCGCAGTTCGAGCGAGCGCGCGACGGGACGCTGCCCTCGACCCTTCCGTGGCCCGCGTTCACCGCGGAGAACGGCAGCGTCGCGACGCGCGAGGCCGGCGGAACGGTGATGAACGCGATCGCCGCCGCGCTCCCCGAACTCGTCGGCGGCTCCGCCGACTTGGATCCGTCGACCAAGACGTATCTGAAAGACCAGGGCGATTTCCAACCCGGCTCGTACGCCGGCCGCAACATCCACTACGGCGTGCGCGAGCACGCGATGGCGGCGGCGTCGAACGGGATCGCGCTGCACGGCGGCCTGCTGCCGTTCAGCGCGACGTTCTTCAACTTCCTCGACTACATGAAGCCGTCGCTGCGGCTCGCAGCGCTCAACCAGATCCGCGAGATCTTCGTCTTCACGCACGACTCGGTCTTTCTCGGCGAAGACGGTCCGACGCACCAGCCGATCGAACAGCTCGCGATGCTGCGCGCGACGCCCAACGTCGTCGACATCCGCCCCGCCGACGCGCTCGAGACGCTCGAAGCGTGGAAGCTCGCGATCCAGCCGCACGCGGGACCGACCGCGATCGTGCTGACGCGGCAGAAGGTCCCGTTTCTGGGCGAACGCCGCGCCGACGTCGCACGCGGCGCGTATATCCTCGTCGAGCCGCCCGACGAACCCGACGTGATCCTCATCGGCACCGGATCCGAAGTTTCGCTCGCCGTCGAAGCGGCGAAACTGCTCGAAGCGGGCGGTACGAAGACCCGCGTCGTCTCGATGCCGTCGTGGCGGCTGTTCGACGCGCAGGACGAAGCCTACCGGCATCGGATCCTTCCGCCGCACGTGCGCGCGCGCATGTCGATCGAAGCCGCCGCGACGATCGGCTGGTCGAAATACGTCGGCGAGCGCGGGATCGCGTACGGCCTCGACCATTTCGGCACCTCGGCGCCGGGCGCCGCGATCGCCGCCGATTACGGCTTCACGCCCAGACACGTCGCGGACGTCGCGGCGGGCCTGCTGGCCAACGTCTGA